A single window of Oxyura jamaicensis isolate SHBP4307 breed ruddy duck chromosome 3, BPBGC_Ojam_1.0, whole genome shotgun sequence DNA harbors:
- the FAM162B gene encoding protein FAM162B isoform X1 → MSVPVPAVQSQARPCSRRASAPGGCCRPRRPARPPPEGGPPGDPEPAAAHKVVASYKPSKFDRKILLWTGRFKKEEEIPPRIPPEMLDRARNKARVKACYVMIGLSIVACFAVIASAKKAAARHESLTSWNLAKKAKWRKEAALAAESKTK, encoded by the exons ATGTCCGTGCCGGTGCCCGCCGTGCAGAGCCAGGCCCGGCCATGCTCCCGCCGTGCCTCCGCCCCGGGCGGCTGCTGCCGGCCCCGCCGACCCGCCCGGCCGCCACCGGAGGGGGGCCCGCCCGGGGACCCGGAGCCGGCCGCG GCTCACAAGGTGGTTGCGAGTTACAAACCCTCCAAGTTCGACAGAAAAATCCTCCTCTGGACCGGCCGCttcaagaaggaagaagagattcCTCCAAGGATCCC GCCAGAGATGCTAGACAGGGCAAGGAACAAAGCTCGAGTTAAAGCTTGTTACGTCATGATTGGCCTTTCCATTGTTGCCTGTTTTGCAGTGATTGCTTCAGCAAAAAAG gctgctgcacgTCATGAGTCCTTAACAAGCTGGAATTTGGCAAAGAAGGCCAAGTGGCGGAAAGAGGCTGCGCTAGCAGCAGAGTCAAAGACGAAGTAA
- the FAM162B gene encoding protein FAM162B isoform X2 — translation MLPPCLRPGRLLPAPPTRPAATGGGPARGPGAGRAEQAHKVVASYKPSKFDRKILLWTGRFKKEEEIPPRIPPEMLDRARNKARVKACYVMIGLSIVACFAVIASAKKAAARHESLTSWNLAKKAKWRKEAALAAESKTK, via the exons ATGCTCCCGCCGTGCCTCCGCCCCGGGCGGCTGCTGCCGGCCCCGCCGACCCGCCCGGCCGCCACCGGAGGGGGGCCCGCCCGGGGACCCGGAGCCGGCCGCG CTGAGCAGGCTCACAAGGTGGTTGCGAGTTACAAACCCTCCAAGTTCGACAGAAAAATCCTCCTCTGGACCGGCCGCttcaagaaggaagaagagattcCTCCAAGGATCCC GCCAGAGATGCTAGACAGGGCAAGGAACAAAGCTCGAGTTAAAGCTTGTTACGTCATGATTGGCCTTTCCATTGTTGCCTGTTTTGCAGTGATTGCTTCAGCAAAAAAG gctgctgcacgTCATGAGTCCTTAACAAGCTGGAATTTGGCAAAGAAGGCCAAGTGGCGGAAAGAGGCTGCGCTAGCAGCAGAGTCAAAGACGAAGTAA